One stretch of Cohnella algarum DNA includes these proteins:
- a CDS encoding PilZ domain-containing protein gives MTMSRRNEPFRYAFHPGQPCLIRPYEINGNRVASGKQAEATMLDLSQGGGKLETALNFRLSHNECKIVLSLNLTRTLELRGTLVWEERRAHDYQYGVRFDDAHRQEITDELKAFAKLKHQQAEEAKLAHV, from the coding sequence ATGACGATGTCCAGAAGAAACGAGCCGTTTCGCTACGCATTCCATCCCGGACAGCCTTGCTTGATTCGGCCGTACGAGATCAACGGAAATCGCGTTGCAAGCGGCAAACAAGCCGAAGCCACTATGCTGGACCTCAGCCAAGGCGGCGGCAAACTCGAAACCGCGTTGAATTTCCGGCTTTCCCATAACGAATGCAAAATCGTGCTGTCGCTGAACCTGACCCGGACCCTCGAATTGCGCGGAACGCTCGTCTGGGAGGAACGGAGGGCTCACGACTACCAGTACGGCGTCCGCTTCGACGATGCTCATCGGCAGGAAATCACCGACGAGTTGAAAGCATTCGCGAAGCTCAAGCATCAGCAGGCGGAAGAAGCCAAATTGGCCCACGTTTGA
- a CDS encoding RluA family pseudouridine synthase: MSGSGRNRQRNQERNHRTDRAGARTAKAGGGKPGAKASAAAGRGAGSGSRRAETGGKIARAGGRSAAAGARFAEARGRTAGAGRSAAAGGKFAATVGGGAAASGRRLPAGAAAGAPPKLGRRRGDWVDVKLPDGAAGAPLPQAMKLTPLPPKLIAKLLQSKGAQLQGSTLRLQLFPDEERDFPPDWMELNVLYEDDFTLVVNKPSGIEVHPSEKGQRRTLAHAVSSYYEMSNQNVRIRHIHRIDKETTGPVLYAKNEFAHYQYDKAMREKKIERIYLALAEGVIAQDKGKIDKPIGQDRHHSTRRRVSETGDPAVTHYEVVERFGDHTLVRLRLETGRTHQIRVHLSAIGHPLAGDGLYGGKRGLISRQALHGERLLWFHPWTGEKLSVSAPLPDDFGEALKRLRER; this comes from the coding sequence ATGAGCGGATCCGGCAGGAACCGGCAGCGAAATCAAGAACGGAATCACAGAACGGACAGGGCGGGCGCAAGAACCGCGAAGGCCGGCGGCGGGAAGCCGGGGGCAAAAGCGTCCGCGGCGGCGGGCCGGGGAGCCGGGTCCGGCAGCCGGCGGGCTGAAACGGGCGGCAAAATCGCCCGCGCGGGAGGCAGATCGGCCGCGGCGGGGGCGAGGTTCGCCGAAGCGCGCGGCAGAACCGCCGGCGCCGGCAGGTCCGCCGCGGCCGGCGGCAAATTTGCCGCGACGGTCGGCGGCGGCGCGGCGGCAAGCGGCCGCAGGCTCCCCGCCGGCGCGGCGGCGGGCGCGCCGCCGAAGCTGGGAAGACGGCGGGGCGATTGGGTGGACGTCAAGCTTCCGGACGGAGCCGCAGGCGCGCCGCTGCCGCAGGCCATGAAGCTTACGCCGCTTCCGCCGAAGCTCATCGCGAAGCTGCTTCAGTCCAAGGGCGCGCAGCTGCAGGGATCGACGCTCCGGCTGCAGCTGTTTCCGGACGAAGAGCGGGATTTTCCGCCGGACTGGATGGAGCTGAACGTGTTGTACGAAGACGACTTTACGCTCGTCGTGAACAAGCCGTCCGGCATCGAGGTGCATCCGAGCGAGAAGGGGCAGCGTCGGACGCTTGCCCACGCGGTATCGTCCTATTACGAAATGTCGAACCAGAACGTCAGAATCCGGCATATCCACCGTATCGACAAGGAAACGACGGGACCGGTTCTCTACGCGAAGAACGAATTCGCCCACTACCAGTACGACAAGGCGATGCGGGAGAAAAAGATCGAGCGGATTTATTTGGCTTTGGCGGAAGGCGTCATCGCCCAGGACAAGGGGAAAATCGACAAGCCGATCGGGCAGGACCGCCATCATTCCACGCGGAGAAGGGTAAGCGAAACGGGAGATCCGGCGGTTACGCATTACGAGGTGGTGGAGAGATTCGGGGACCACACGCTTGTCCGGCTGCGGCTGGAAACGGGCAGGACGCATCAGATTCGCGTCCATCTGTCGGCCATCGGCCACCCGCTGGCCGGAGACGGCTTGTACGGCGGCAAACGCGGCCTCATTTCCCGGCAGGCGCTGCACGGGGAGCGGCTTCTCTGGTTCCATCCGTGGACCGGGGAGAAGCTGTCCGTAAGCGCGCCGCTGCCGGACGATTTCGGGGAAGCGCTCAAACGGCTTCGCGAGCGGTGA
- a CDS encoding tetratricopeptide repeat protein: MKTFFLFGLLWALLGNPFVALLVLLIVLYFLERRFIGLTPSLVRPFRRRSAAAKLKRQLAVNPHDVSAKSELAHLHIEAKKFREAREVLLGIERQMEHSAEYWSDLGLAELGLGQIEQGEKAMLKALDISPRVKYGLPYLRLAEAYADRDAEKALDYLRQFQEIHSSSCEAYFRLGTVYARLGREEQARQANRECLDIYRTLPKYMKRRERKWALRSWLRNRQGAI, encoded by the coding sequence ATGAAAACTTTTTTTCTTTTCGGTTTGCTGTGGGCGCTGCTGGGCAATCCATTCGTGGCGCTGCTCGTCCTGTTGATCGTTCTCTATTTTTTGGAGCGGCGCTTCATCGGCTTGACGCCGAGTCTCGTCCGCCCGTTCCGCCGCCGCAGCGCCGCCGCGAAGCTGAAGCGGCAGCTGGCGGTCAATCCGCATGACGTTTCCGCCAAATCCGAGCTCGCGCACCTGCATATCGAGGCGAAAAAGTTCCGCGAAGCCCGCGAGGTGCTGCTCGGCATCGAGCGCCAAATGGAACATTCGGCGGAGTATTGGAGCGATTTGGGACTTGCCGAGCTCGGACTCGGCCAAATCGAGCAAGGGGAAAAGGCGATGCTGAAGGCGCTGGACATCAGCCCCCGCGTTAAATACGGGCTGCCTTATTTGCGGCTTGCGGAAGCGTACGCGGACCGGGACGCGGAAAAAGCGCTGGATTATTTGCGCCAGTTCCAGGAAATTCATTCGTCCTCCTGCGAAGCCTACTTTCGGCTGGGAACCGTCTATGCGAGGCTTGGCCGGGAGGAGCAAGCCCGCCAGGCGAACCGGGAATGCCTGGATATTTACCGTACGCTGCCCAAATACATGAAACGCAGGGAACGGAAATGGGCGCTTCGAAGCTGGCTGCGGAATCGGCAAGGCGCAATTTGA
- the hrpB gene encoding ATP-dependent helicase HrpB: MSSMPIDRSIPDLAEALRTERMAVLAAAPGAGKTTRVPIALLREEWLQGRKIVLLEPRRLAARSAARFMAASLGETVGETVGYRVRMDTRIGPRTRIEVVTEGVLTRMLQADPALEEVGIVIFDEFHERSLQADLGLALCLQSRELFRDDLRLLVMSATLATEPVAELLGGAPVIECPGRMHPVETRYAARRAEGPIEDAVAAAVLEALALYPEGDALVFLPGAGEIRRAEARLRPALAGRPVDVAPLHGSLPQEAQDRAVAPSPEGRRKVVLSTSVAESSLTVPGVRIVVDSGLMRVPRFSPRTGMSRLETIRVSRASADQRRGRAGRVAPGACWRLWTEEEDRQLAPAGAPEIRETDLAALALDLAVWGVADPLELAWLDPPPAAAYAQAVELLRSLGALTADGALTPHGRRMAALGAHPRLAHMLLMAEVLGHTVLASELAALLGDRDPLRGEAGRSPDIGLRVEALRGGAAAAAVDERARERLLAEARELRRSLAAPALPAPHEAGANRPSASGANAPAGPAPATGGRSVSAIGVLLGFAYPDRIGRRRGPGRYTLSGGRGAVMSENAPLAQAEFVVVAELDDQGQEGRIQLAAALEEAELERHFAGWIQETESVAWDAGAQAVRARSVRKLGAITLAERPLSRPDPEAVTAALLEGVRTEGLRLLPWTRSARQLQERVRFLRRHDETWPDWSDEALAASAPEWLAPHVHGMKSRADLQRLQLASALEASLDWERRRKLDEAAPTHVVVPSGSRLPIDYSDPEAPALAVRLQEMFGQPETPRIAGGRVPLTLHLLSPAQRPVQVTKDLASFWRTGYFEVRKDLKGRYPKHFWPDNPLEAPATRRVRPVTP, translated from the coding sequence ATGTCATCGATGCCGATCGACCGGTCGATCCCGGACTTGGCGGAGGCGCTGCGAACCGAGCGGATGGCGGTGCTGGCGGCGGCTCCGGGCGCGGGCAAAACGACGCGCGTGCCGATCGCGCTGCTGCGGGAAGAGTGGCTGCAGGGAAGGAAAATCGTGCTGCTGGAGCCGCGGAGGCTCGCGGCCCGCAGCGCCGCGCGTTTTATGGCGGCCTCGCTGGGCGAGACGGTCGGCGAAACGGTAGGCTACCGCGTGCGCATGGACACGCGGATCGGGCCGCGCACCCGGATCGAGGTGGTAACGGAAGGCGTGCTGACGCGGATGCTGCAGGCCGATCCGGCGCTGGAGGAGGTCGGAATCGTCATTTTCGACGAATTCCACGAACGGAGCTTGCAAGCCGATCTGGGGCTCGCGCTGTGCCTGCAGTCGCGCGAGCTGTTCCGGGACGACTTGCGGCTGCTCGTCATGTCCGCGACGCTGGCGACGGAGCCGGTCGCGGAGCTGCTGGGCGGGGCGCCGGTCATCGAGTGCCCCGGCCGCATGCATCCCGTCGAGACGCGGTACGCGGCGCGGCGGGCGGAGGGGCCGATCGAGGACGCCGTCGCGGCGGCCGTCCTCGAGGCGCTAGCCCTCTATCCCGAGGGCGACGCGCTCGTGTTTTTGCCCGGCGCCGGGGAAATCCGGCGCGCGGAGGCGCGGCTGCGGCCGGCGCTCGCGGGCCGGCCGGTGGACGTGGCGCCGCTGCACGGCAGTTTGCCGCAGGAGGCGCAGGACCGGGCCGTCGCGCCGAGTCCGGAGGGACGGCGCAAGGTCGTGCTGTCCACGTCGGTGGCGGAATCGAGCCTGACCGTGCCGGGGGTTCGCATCGTCGTCGACAGCGGACTCATGCGGGTGCCGCGGTTTTCGCCGCGCACCGGCATGTCCCGCCTGGAGACGATCCGGGTGTCGCGGGCGTCCGCGGACCAGCGGCGAGGGCGCGCGGGACGCGTCGCCCCCGGCGCGTGCTGGCGGCTGTGGACGGAGGAGGAGGACCGGCAGCTCGCGCCGGCCGGCGCGCCGGAAATTCGCGAAACCGACCTGGCGGCGCTCGCGCTCGATCTGGCGGTTTGGGGCGTCGCCGATCCGCTCGAGCTGGCCTGGCTCGACCCGCCGCCGGCAGCGGCTTACGCGCAAGCGGTCGAGCTGCTGCGCTCGCTCGGCGCCTTGACGGCGGACGGCGCGCTGACGCCGCACGGCCGCCGCATGGCTGCGCTCGGCGCGCATCCGCGGCTCGCGCACATGCTGCTCATGGCCGAAGTGCTCGGCCATACCGTGCTCGCGAGCGAGCTGGCGGCGCTGCTCGGCGACCGCGATCCGCTGCGGGGCGAAGCCGGCCGCAGCCCGGACATCGGCTTGCGCGTCGAAGCGCTGCGGGGCGGGGCCGCCGCGGCGGCCGTCGACGAGCGCGCGCGCGAACGGCTGCTTGCCGAGGCGAGGGAGCTTCGCCGCTCGCTCGCCGCGCCGGCTTTGCCCGCCCCGCATGAGGCGGGCGCGAACCGCCCGTCCGCGAGCGGTGCGAACGCTCCGGCGGGACCGGCACCGGCGACCGGCGGCCGGTCCGTCTCCGCGATCGGCGTTCTGCTCGGCTTCGCCTATCCCGACCGGATCGGCCGCCGGCGCGGTCCCGGGCGCTATACGCTAAGCGGCGGCAGGGGGGCGGTCATGTCCGAAAACGCGCCGCTCGCCCAAGCGGAATTCGTCGTCGTCGCGGAGCTCGACGACCAGGGCCAGGAGGGGCGCATCCAGCTCGCCGCGGCTTTGGAGGAAGCGGAGCTGGAGCGGCATTTCGCCGGCTGGATTCAGGAAACCGAATCGGTCGCATGGGATGCCGGCGCCCAGGCGGTGCGCGCCAGAAGCGTTCGCAAGCTGGGGGCGATCACGTTGGCGGAGCGTCCGCTTTCCCGGCCGGATCCGGAAGCGGTGACGGCGGCTTTGCTGGAGGGCGTCCGAACGGAAGGGCTGCGCCTGCTGCCTTGGACCCGCTCCGCGAGGCAGCTTCAGGAACGGGTTCGGTTCCTGCGGCGCCATGACGAAACCTGGCCGGACTGGTCGGACGAGGCGCTTGCCGCTTCCGCTCCGGAATGGCTCGCCCCGCACGTCCACGGCATGAAAAGCCGGGCCGACCTGCAGCGGCTGCAGCTGGCGAGCGCGCTGGAAGCGTCGCTTGACTGGGAACGGCGCCGCAAGCTGGACGAAGCCGCTCCGACGCACGTCGTCGTTCCGAGCGGATCGCGCCTGCCGATCGACTATTCGGATCCGGAAGCTCCGGCGCTCGCGGTCCGGCTTCAGGAGATGTTCGGCCAGCCGGAGACGCCGCGCATCGCCGGAGGGCGGGTGCCGCTGACGCTGCACCTGCTGTCCCCCGCCCAGCGTCCGGTCCAGGTGACGAAAGATTTGGCGAGCTTTTGGCGGACCGGGTATTTCGAAGTGCGAAAAGATTTGAAAGGACGCTATCCGAAGCACTTTTGGCCCGACAATCCGTTGGAAGCCCCGGCCACGCGCAGGGTCAGGCCGGTTACGCCATAG
- a CDS encoding hydroxypyruvate isomerase family protein — MKLSVCIDAVFRGTDSAEAMRQTREAGIGAVEFWSWWDKDLDAIRKAKDEHGLEVAAFCTKFVTLLDPEARGDYIRGLKESIEAAGRLGCKRLITQTGADRPGVERAVQTQHMIDGLRECAPLLEASDITLLVEPLNTAVDHPGYFLSSSEETFALLREVGSPNVKALYDIYHQQITEGDLIRRMTANLPLIGHLHAAGHPGRHELHIGEINYPYVFKALREAGYGGYVGLEYFGVGEPAAGLAQAAEFIGERQT; from the coding sequence ATGAAATTGTCGGTATGTATCGACGCGGTGTTCCGCGGAACGGACAGCGCGGAGGCGATGAGGCAAACGCGCGAAGCGGGAATCGGCGCGGTCGAATTTTGGTCGTGGTGGGACAAGGATCTGGACGCCATCCGGAAAGCGAAAGATGAGCACGGGCTGGAGGTGGCGGCGTTTTGCACGAAATTCGTCACGCTTCTCGATCCGGAAGCCCGCGGCGATTATATCCGGGGACTCAAGGAATCGATCGAGGCGGCCGGCCGGCTCGGCTGCAAACGCTTGATTACCCAGACGGGAGCGGACCGCCCGGGCGTCGAGCGGGCCGTTCAAACTCAGCATATGATCGACGGGCTGCGGGAGTGCGCGCCTTTGCTGGAGGCATCCGACATCACCCTGCTTGTCGAGCCGCTCAACACGGCGGTCGATCACCCCGGTTATTTTTTGTCCTCGTCCGAGGAAACGTTCGCGCTGCTGCGGGAGGTCGGCAGCCCGAACGTTAAAGCGCTTTACGATATTTATCACCAGCAGATCACGGAAGGCGACCTGATCCGGAGGATGACCGCCAATCTCCCGCTGATCGGGCATCTTCACGCGGCCGGGCACCCGGGCCGCCATGAGCTGCACATCGGGGAAATCAACTACCCGTACGTCTTCAAGGCGTTGCGGGAAGCGGGTTACGGCGGTTACGTCGGCCTCGAATATTTCGGCGTCGGAGAGCCGGCAGCGGGGCTGGCCCAAGCGGCCGAATTTATCGGCGAAAGGCAAACATGA
- a CDS encoding TetR/AcrR family transcriptional regulator, which produces MSPRTKEQNEEIRSARVKQMIAAAAEVYLEKGMAFEMRDVAFKAGVGYGTAYHYYSNKHRLVRDMLDQALERAAALTAESMRTEAPPRQRLNDLGKRLARLWSADPACLILYRMASEKFHQLPPEDAASLGKAFQTGLFEPIERALLEESGPKEAERSANVWLGALVGCANLWLYHDRSRIGEPDWIELLYEGLKRKEKQL; this is translated from the coding sequence ATGTCTCCCCGCACGAAAGAGCAAAACGAGGAAATCCGGTCGGCCCGCGTCAAGCAGATGATCGCCGCCGCGGCGGAAGTGTATTTGGAAAAAGGAATGGCGTTCGAGATGCGGGACGTGGCGTTCAAGGCCGGCGTCGGGTATGGAACCGCCTATCACTACTACTCCAACAAGCATCGGCTCGTTCGCGACATGCTCGACCAGGCCCTGGAGCGCGCGGCGGCGCTGACGGCGGAATCCATGCGGACGGAAGCGCCTCCCCGACAGCGGCTGAACGATCTGGGCAAGCGTTTGGCGCGGCTGTGGAGCGCCGATCCGGCTTGTCTGATTTTGTACCGGATGGCTTCCGAAAAATTCCACCAGCTTCCTCCCGAGGATGCGGCCTCGCTCGGCAAAGCGTTTCAGACCGGATTGTTCGAGCCGATCGAGCGGGCGCTGCTCGAAGAGTCGGGGCCGAAGGAAGCCGAACGGTCCGCCAACGTCTGGCTGGGAGCGCTTGTCGGCTGCGCCAATCTGTGGCTGTACCACGATCGCTCGCGAATCGGCGAGCCGGATTGGATCGAGCTTTTATATGAAGGACTTAAACGGAAGGAGAAACAATTATGA
- the map gene encoding type I methionyl aminopeptidase — protein sequence MITLKSAQEIEKLKAVGALVAECHKEIARMIRPGVSTWDIEELVDDKLTRAGARAYTKGYKGYKYATCASVNDVIAHGFPNKTPLKNGDLVKIDIVAQLDGWVGDSAWCYGVGELSPEAQKLMRVTKECLDIGISQAVVGNRIGDAMNALQKHAEAQGFSLVRDLAAHGVGQELHEEPSFIHVGTPGKGFRFKEGMVFTIEPMVNAGTWRMTIDPDGWTCRTADGKLSAQFEHTIAITKDGPLILTDQGI from the coding sequence ATGATTACGTTAAAATCCGCCCAGGAGATCGAAAAGCTGAAGGCGGTCGGTGCGCTCGTGGCGGAATGCCATAAGGAAATCGCGAGAATGATCCGGCCGGGCGTTTCGACCTGGGACATCGAGGAGCTCGTCGACGACAAGCTGACCCGCGCCGGGGCGCGAGCCTACACGAAAGGGTACAAGGGCTACAAGTACGCCACGTGCGCGTCGGTCAACGACGTGATCGCGCACGGATTCCCGAACAAGACGCCGCTCAAAAACGGCGATCTCGTCAAAATCGACATCGTTGCCCAGCTCGACGGCTGGGTCGGCGATTCGGCGTGGTGCTACGGCGTCGGCGAGCTGTCGCCGGAAGCGCAAAAATTGATGCGTGTGACGAAGGAATGCCTCGACATCGGCATCTCCCAAGCGGTCGTCGGCAACCGGATCGGCGACGCGATGAACGCGCTGCAGAAGCACGCGGAAGCGCAAGGCTTTTCGTTGGTTCGCGACTTGGCCGCCCACGGGGTCGGTCAAGAGCTGCACGAGGAGCCGAGCTTCATTCACGTCGGCACGCCGGGCAAAGGCTTCCGCTTCAAAGAAGGCATGGTGTTCACGATCGAACCGATGGTCAACGCCGGAACGTGGCGGATGACGATCGATCCCGACGGCTGGACGTGCCGGACGGCCGACGGCAAGCTGTCGGCGCAATTCGAACACACGATCGCGATCACCAAGGACGGCCCCCTTATTTTGACGGATCAGGGCATTTGA
- a CDS encoding VOC family protein produces the protein MANRIHPETEIGNVHLRVSHLQRSIQYYEEVIGFKLLKREGSVAQLTAEGGTEPLLIIEELSGAVATERRRTAGLYHFAILVPTRKALGLSVRNLARRNVPIGQGDHFVSEAIYLNDPDGNGIEIYADRPRETWNYTASGEVAMGTEAVDIRGLLALAGDDEWAGLPAGTKIGHIHLHVSHLSEAREFYCDVLGFGLMANYGGSALFVSAGGYHHHIGLNVWAGVGAPPAPDNAPGLDFYTIAFASREALEPTLASIREAGIAVAEQDGGWLVEDPSRNRLLLVVK, from the coding sequence ATGGCGAACCGCATTCATCCGGAAACGGAAATCGGCAACGTGCATTTGAGAGTAAGCCATCTGCAGCGGTCGATTCAATATTACGAGGAAGTCATCGGATTCAAGCTGTTGAAACGGGAGGGCAGCGTCGCGCAACTGACGGCGGAAGGGGGCACGGAGCCGCTTCTGATCATCGAAGAGCTTTCGGGCGCCGTCGCGACCGAACGGAGAAGAACGGCCGGCCTGTACCATTTCGCCATTCTTGTCCCGACGCGGAAAGCGCTCGGCTTGTCGGTGCGCAATCTGGCCAGGCGGAACGTTCCGATCGGCCAGGGCGATCATTTCGTCAGCGAGGCGATTTATTTGAACGATCCGGACGGCAACGGCATCGAAATTTACGCGGACCGTCCGCGGGAAACATGGAACTACACGGCGAGCGGTGAAGTGGCGATGGGAACCGAAGCGGTCGACATTCGCGGCTTGCTCGCTCTAGCGGGGGACGACGAATGGGCGGGTCTTCCCGCCGGAACCAAGATCGGGCACATCCACCTGCATGTCAGCCATTTGTCCGAGGCGCGCGAATTTTATTGCGACGTGCTCGGCTTCGGCCTGATGGCGAATTACGGTGGCTCCGCGCTGTTCGTTTCGGCCGGCGGCTATCACCATCATATCGGCCTGAACGTTTGGGCGGGAGTCGGCGCCCCTCCGGCGCCGGATAATGCGCCGGGCCTTGACTTCTACACGATCGCTTTCGCTTCGCGGGAAGCGCTGGAGCCGACGCTCGCGAGCATCCGCGAAGCCGGGATCGCGGTCGCCGAGCAGGACGGCGGCTGGCTGGTGGAGGATCCTTCCCGCAACCGTCTGCTGCTCGTCGTCAAGTAA
- a CDS encoding TetR-like C-terminal domain-containing protein: MMPRIGLDLPTLVRAAAELADAQGLEAVTLASVAQKLQIRSPSLYNHVNGLADLRRQLALKGIELLTGEIDASASGTAGDERIRAIAESYVSFARLHPGLYEALQRAPEPGDEELARAGGDLVGRFVEAMKDYDIEADEALHAVRVVRSMLHGFVTLERQGAFGLPLELDVTFRLLVDTFLKGIRSPR; encoded by the coding sequence ATGATGCCAAGAATCGGACTTGATTTGCCTACTTTGGTTCGCGCCGCGGCCGAACTTGCCGACGCGCAAGGGCTTGAGGCGGTGACGCTCGCTTCCGTCGCCCAAAAGCTGCAAATCCGCTCTCCTTCTCTATACAACCACGTGAACGGGCTGGCCGATTTGCGGCGTCAGCTGGCGCTAAAGGGGATCGAATTGCTGACCGGGGAGATCGACGCCTCGGCTTCCGGCACTGCGGGCGACGAGCGGATTCGCGCCATAGCGGAAAGTTATGTTTCCTTTGCCCGCTTGCACCCGGGACTGTACGAAGCGCTGCAACGCGCTCCGGAGCCGGGCGACGAGGAGCTGGCGCGAGCGGGCGGCGACTTGGTCGGTCGATTCGTCGAGGCGATGAAGGATTACGATATCGAAGCGGATGAAGCCCTTCATGCCGTAAGAGTCGTCCGCAGCATGCTGCACGGCTTCGTGACGCTCGAACGCCAGGGCGCCTTCGGGTTGCCGCTCGAACTGGACGTTACGTTTCGGCTGCTGGTGGACACTTTTTTAAAAGGAATTCGTTCGCCTCGTTGA
- a CDS encoding MBL fold metallo-hydrolase, with translation MRVIREDTIWQLTFMPRFFPVNVYLVEEDDGLTLIDAGMPFSVKGILKTAERIGKPIARIVLTHAHDDHVGALDALKAALPDVPVCISERDARLLAGDVSLDEGEPQTPIRGGVPKKVRTRPNVLLRDGDRVGSLLAVAAPGHTPGSMAFLDTRNRALVAGDALQTRGGLAVSGQLKAGFPFPAFATWNKETALASARKLTGLRPALLAVGHGRMLKHPQQAMERIVT, from the coding sequence ATGAGAGTGATTCGCGAGGATACGATTTGGCAGTTGACGTTTATGCCTCGTTTTTTTCCGGTGAACGTTTATCTGGTCGAGGAGGATGACGGGCTTACGCTGATCGATGCGGGTATGCCTTTCAGCGTCAAGGGCATTCTGAAAACGGCCGAGCGAATCGGCAAGCCGATCGCGCGGATCGTGCTTACCCATGCCCACGACGACCATGTCGGCGCGCTCGATGCGCTGAAAGCCGCGCTTCCGGATGTTCCGGTCTGCATTTCGGAGCGGGATGCGAGACTGCTCGCCGGCGACGTGTCGCTGGACGAGGGCGAACCGCAAACCCCGATTCGCGGAGGCGTCCCGAAAAAGGTGCGGACGCGTCCGAATGTGCTGCTGCGGGACGGGGACCGCGTCGGGTCGCTGCTCGCCGTCGCCGCGCCGGGACATACGCCGGGTTCGATGGCGTTTCTGGACACGCGCAACCGCGCGCTCGTCGCGGGCGACGCGTTGCAGACGCGCGGCGGCCTGGCTGTTTCCGGCCAGTTGAAGGCGGGCTTTCCGTTTCCGGCGTTCGCCACCTGGAACAAGGAAACTGCGCTGGCCAGCGCGCGAAAGCTGACCGGGCTTCGGCCGGCATTGCTTGCCGTCGGGCACGGCCGAATGCTGAAGCATCCGCAGCAGGCGATGGAGCGGATCGTTACTTGA
- a CDS encoding cysteine-rich CWC family protein, which produces MVPYIFGGGKPVLINPAECPLCGQPNRCAVHAGKPIEDCWCKKVSIPKALRDRIPPEKRAKACICQACVEQYQAQARPDT; this is translated from the coding sequence ATGGTTCCGTATATTTTCGGGGGAGGGAAGCCGGTCTTGATAAATCCAGCCGAATGTCCGCTTTGCGGGCAGCCGAACCGATGCGCCGTCCATGCCGGAAAACCGATCGAAGACTGCTGGTGCAAAAAGGTTTCGATACCGAAAGCGCTTCGCGACCGCATCCCTCCGGAAAAGCGGGCAAAAGCATGCATTTGCCAAGCTTGCGTCGAACAATATCAAGCTCAAGCCCGGCCCGACACATGA
- a CDS encoding transposase, translating into MIELMSFEEFCELVRDESHCIRILFQAKWPHGFRCPRCAHPHASVTSTRRLPLYDCRACGKQTSLTVGTIMEGSRTPLRLWFQALFLHAQPDDINAVQLSERIGVTYKTSWLMCHKIRHAMRQAEDGQLLTGTVCMINAIYSEKFRASAEGHKQEQPVIVGASVGLCEEMSRIKIKKQPKTPRSRAPEISDRDRFEEEWVDEEADVDLRWRLMRYRSGKLKRIFKTAENWLADLFRGIGSKHLQAYLEHFCYLWNRQAGMIFIELLIDCATRSTITYPALTGRPARASTFARLPLFLPPTSHLQVELN; encoded by the coding sequence GTGATCGAGCTGATGTCCTTTGAGGAGTTTTGCGAGTTGGTTCGCGATGAAAGCCACTGTATCCGGATCTTGTTTCAGGCAAAATGGCCCCATGGCTTCCGCTGTCCTCGCTGCGCGCATCCTCACGCTTCCGTCACTTCCACCCGCCGGCTTCCTTTATACGACTGCCGCGCTTGCGGCAAGCAAACATCGCTTACGGTCGGCACGATTATGGAGGGCAGCCGCACGCCGCTTCGGCTCTGGTTTCAGGCTCTTTTTCTGCATGCCCAGCCCGACGATATCAATGCCGTGCAATTGTCCGAACGGATCGGCGTTACCTATAAAACAAGCTGGCTCATGTGCCACAAAATTCGTCATGCCATGCGGCAAGCGGAGGACGGACAGCTGCTCACCGGCACCGTCTGCATGATCAACGCGATATACAGCGAAAAATTCCGCGCCTCCGCAGAAGGGCACAAGCAGGAACAGCCCGTGATCGTCGGCGCCAGCGTGGGCCTCTGCGAGGAGATGTCCCGGATCAAAATCAAAAAGCAGCCCAAAACGCCCCGCAGCCGGGCGCCCGAAATATCCGATCGGGATCGGTTCGAGGAGGAATGGGTAGACGAGGAGGCCGATGTCGATCTTCGTTGGCGCCTCATGCGCTATCGTTCCGGAAAGCTGAAGCGGATTTTCAAAACCGCCGAAAACTGGCTGGCGGACTTATTTCGCGGCATCGGCAGCAAGCATCTGCAGGCGTATCTGGAGCATTTTTGCTATTTGTGGAACCGGCAAGCGGGGATGATTTTCATCGAGCTGTTAATCGACTGCGCAACGCGATCCACCATCACCTATCCGGCTTTGACGGGACGCCCGGCAAGAGCAAGCACGTTCGCTCGCTTGCCGCTATTCCTCCCGCCTACTTCCCATCTGCAAGTTGAGTTGAATTGA